The following are from one region of the Azoarcus sp. PA01 genome:
- a CDS encoding site-specific integrase: MSGWLAKYVDNRNTFEAYKRDAERLLTWAGTRGKGLADLMVEDLTDYGLFLRDPQPIEDWCLVKVPRYLEDGTDNPEWRSVQRPSRFLADGSPNPEWRPFVGALSWSAAGQSLTVLFGMFEHLCGVGYLAGNPLRAARKKGYKPRRTTVDRYLEQDLWQLVLSHLETWPRETARDEAHYQRTRFLAGFLKLTALRRFEMAKASTADVTRIEGRWWLKVVGKGSVDQPIPLTREAMRLLGAYRASTRRPPLPSPNVVEPLLMDITGTGRAVSVKTIHAILKNLFLSAAQACTDPYHAGKLKAASAHWLRHTAATHLLQDGASLLHTRDALRHASVQTTEIYIATDQHAFHEDMEARQRLTNTDQLAVDNETKLPTTNANVASKRADLD, translated from the coding sequence GTGAGCGGCTGGCTCGCAAAGTACGTCGACAACCGGAACACCTTCGAGGCCTACAAACGGGATGCCGAGCGCCTCCTAACGTGGGCCGGAACAAGAGGGAAGGGGCTCGCCGATCTGATGGTCGAAGACCTGACCGACTACGGGCTGTTTCTCCGCGACCCTCAGCCCATCGAGGACTGGTGCTTGGTCAAAGTGCCCCGCTACCTCGAGGACGGCACCGACAACCCGGAATGGCGGTCGGTGCAGCGCCCTTCCCGCTTCCTGGCGGATGGCTCACCGAACCCGGAATGGCGGCCCTTCGTCGGCGCCCTCTCCTGGTCCGCTGCGGGTCAGTCCCTCACTGTGCTGTTCGGGATGTTCGAGCATCTCTGCGGCGTCGGCTACCTGGCCGGCAACCCGCTCCGTGCCGCTCGGAAGAAAGGCTACAAGCCGCGGCGGACGACGGTCGACCGCTATCTCGAGCAGGATCTCTGGCAGCTCGTGCTCTCTCATCTGGAGACGTGGCCACGTGAGACCGCCCGCGACGAAGCGCACTATCAGCGCACACGGTTCCTGGCGGGTTTCCTCAAACTGACCGCGCTTCGTCGCTTCGAGATGGCGAAAGCGAGCACGGCGGACGTCACGCGCATCGAAGGGCGCTGGTGGCTCAAAGTTGTCGGGAAAGGCAGCGTCGACCAGCCCATTCCACTCACGCGCGAGGCAATGCGACTCCTCGGAGCGTACCGGGCATCGACGAGGCGCCCTCCCCTCCCCTCCCCCAACGTTGTCGAGCCGCTTCTGATGGACATCACCGGCACTGGCCGCGCGGTCAGCGTGAAAACCATCCACGCGATCCTGAAGAATCTGTTTCTGTCCGCCGCTCAGGCCTGCACGGATCCTTATCACGCCGGGAAGTTGAAGGCCGCGAGCGCACACTGGTTGCGGCACACTGCCGCGACTCACTTGCTCCAGGACGGGGCCAGCTTGCTCCATACCCGGGATGCCCTCAGGCATGCATCGGTGCAGACAACCGAGATCTACATCGCAACGGATCAACACGCCTTCCACGAGGACATGGAAGCCCGGCAGCGTCTCACAAATACCGACCAGCTCGCGGTAGACAACGAAACGAAGTTGCCTACAACCAACGCGAACGTCGCCTCCAAACGGGCAGATCTCGACTGA
- the istB gene encoding IS21-like element helper ATPase IstB has protein sequence MNPATELAPQLKQLRLSGILDSLEARNRQAIDAKLAYTEFLALLIQDEVARREQKKFATRLRRAAFRATKTLEGFEFDRLPSTNRALVHDLATGRYIDERAPVLIVGPCGTGKSHLAQALGHCAVRQGFDVVFASCSQLLASLNAARATGAYERKLMQLARVPVLIIDDFGLKPLRSPADEDLHDLIAERYEQAATVVTSNLDFTEWDQAFPGNRLLASATVDRLRHNAYCLTLDGASYRAPRQGPNKAKTALAGTPKNSQS, from the coding sequence ATGAATCCCGCCACCGAACTGGCGCCGCAGCTCAAGCAGTTACGCCTTTCCGGCATCCTCGACTCGCTCGAGGCCCGCAACCGCCAGGCCATTGACGCGAAGCTCGCCTACACGGAATTTCTCGCGCTACTGATCCAGGACGAGGTCGCGCGGCGCGAGCAGAAGAAGTTCGCCACGCGGCTGCGCCGCGCGGCGTTTCGCGCGACCAAGACCCTCGAAGGCTTCGAGTTCGACCGGCTGCCCTCGACCAACCGCGCGCTGGTGCATGATCTGGCCACGGGGCGCTACATCGACGAGCGCGCCCCGGTGCTCATCGTCGGCCCCTGCGGCACCGGCAAGAGCCATCTCGCGCAGGCGCTCGGCCACTGCGCGGTGCGCCAGGGGTTTGATGTCGTGTTCGCATCCTGCTCGCAGCTGCTCGCGAGCCTGAATGCGGCGCGGGCCACCGGCGCGTACGAACGGAAATTGATGCAGCTCGCGCGCGTGCCGGTCCTCATCATCGATGACTTCGGCCTCAAACCGCTGCGCTCGCCCGCCGACGAAGATCTGCACGACCTGATCGCCGAGCGTTACGAGCAGGCGGCCACCGTCGTCACCAGCAATCTCGACTTCACCGAGTGGGACCAGGCCTTCCCCGGCAACCGACTCCTCGCGTCCGCGACCGTCGATCGCCTGCGCCACAATGCCTACTGCCTGACCCTCGACGGGGCTTCCTACCGCGCCCCGCGACAGGGTCCGAACAAGGCCAAAACGGCCCTTGCCGGCACCCCGAAAAACAGCCAATCTTGA
- a CDS encoding AAA family ATPase: MALTTPESDLKLKPIEAKVGPAQLIELAGIADDMLALVRDSMLKPHPRKNPPEYTTTQLATLCGIDRARINYLIGKGDLPPGVAQGAGRGRVFTLAETRQWVQAESKIKKRPEGKRGRIVVVSNFKGGSTKTTTAMSLAQGLTLRGRKVLIVDLDPQASLSSLCGLLPSAEVDSDATVMPLIFGDQKDLRYAIQPTYWDGLDLIPGAPTLFSAEFVIPHKVAEKPGFEFWDILAPALQDLAGDYDIIVLDTPPSLSYLTINALMAADGMLMPLPPKSLDFASAAQYWSLFSDLASSFEKRNFVKEFDFVNILLSAVNAQEASASVVREWIVSTYTAKVLPVEIPFSSVIGTTATGFGTVYDVSKWEGGAKTYSRIRDAYDQVVEIIDNKIVKAWYEGA; this comes from the coding sequence ATGGCACTGACGACACCCGAATCTGATCTCAAGCTGAAGCCCATCGAAGCGAAGGTCGGCCCAGCTCAACTCATCGAACTCGCGGGTATCGCAGACGACATGTTGGCATTGGTGCGCGACAGCATGCTCAAGCCGCACCCGCGCAAAAACCCACCTGAATACACAACCACTCAGCTAGCGACGCTCTGCGGCATCGACCGGGCGCGCATCAATTATCTCATCGGCAAGGGTGACCTGCCCCCAGGGGTCGCGCAGGGCGCGGGCCGTGGGCGGGTCTTCACCTTGGCTGAGACGCGGCAATGGGTCCAGGCTGAGAGCAAGATCAAGAAACGCCCCGAGGGAAAACGCGGCCGCATCGTTGTCGTCAGCAATTTCAAAGGGGGCTCGACCAAGACGACGACCGCGATGTCGTTGGCTCAAGGCCTGACTCTGCGCGGCCGGAAAGTGCTCATCGTCGACCTGGATCCGCAGGCATCGCTCTCTTCTCTGTGCGGGCTGCTGCCCTCTGCCGAAGTCGACAGCGACGCGACGGTGATGCCCCTTATTTTCGGGGACCAGAAGGATCTCCGATACGCAATCCAACCCACATACTGGGACGGGCTGGATCTGATTCCCGGTGCCCCTACCCTCTTCTCGGCCGAGTTCGTCATCCCTCACAAAGTGGCCGAGAAGCCCGGCTTTGAATTCTGGGACATCCTGGCCCCTGCCCTCCAAGACTTGGCGGGTGACTATGACATCATCGTGTTAGACACGCCGCCTTCTCTCTCGTACCTTACCATCAACGCCCTGATGGCCGCAGACGGGATGCTGATGCCGCTGCCGCCCAAGAGCTTGGACTTCGCGTCGGCCGCTCAGTACTGGTCGCTGTTCTCCGACCTGGCGAGCTCGTTCGAGAAGCGGAACTTCGTCAAAGAGTTCGACTTCGTGAACATCCTCTTGAGCGCGGTGAATGCGCAGGAGGCGTCGGCCTCCGTGGTCCGCGAGTGGATCGTCTCGACCTACACCGCTAAGGTCCTGCCCGTCGAGATACCCTTCTCGAGCGTCATAGGCACCACCGCGACCGGCTTCGGCACCGTCTACGACGTCAGCAAGTGGGAAGGCGGCGCCAAAACCTACAGCCGTATTCGTGACGCTTACGACCAGGTCGTCGAAATCATTGACAACAAGATCGTGAAAGCTTGGTACGAGGGGGCTTGA
- a CDS encoding IS3 family transposase (programmed frameshift) gives MKKTAKFSPEVTERAVRMVCEAKGQYESQWAAIVSIAAKIGCTAETLRRWVRQHERDTGQREGLTNAEQQRIRELEREVRELKKANEILRLASALFRAGGARPPQQVMNGFIDTHREHFGVEPICKVLQVAPSAYRRAVARRRDPALRCARARRDAMLEDHIERIWQANLQVYGARKVWRQLRREGLEVARCTVERLMRVKGLRGAMRGKVMRTTRPDPAAPCPLDRVNRQFAAQRPNQLWVSDFTYVSTWQGFVYVAFVIDVFARYIVGWRVSRSMRTEFVLDALEQSLWARQPERNALIHHSDRGSQYVSIRYSERLAEAGIEPSVGSRGDSYDNALAETINGLYKAEVIHRRGPWKSVEAVELATLEWVSWFNHHRLLEPIGYIPPAEAEANYYRSLGEQAVAA, from the exons ATGAAAAAGACAGCGAAGTTCTCCCCCGAGGTCACCGAGCGCGCCGTGCGTATGGTGTGTGAGGCCAAGGGTCAGTACGAATCCCAGTGGGCGGCGATCGTCTCGATCGCGGCAAAGATTGGCTGCACGGCGGAGACACTGCGCCGGTGGGTTCGCCAGCATGAGCGCGACACCGGCCAGCGCGAGGGGCTCACGAACGCCGAGCAGCAACGCATCAGGGAACTCGAGCGCGAGGTCCGCGAGCTGAAGAAGGCCAACGAGATCCTGCGCCTGGCCAGCGCGT TATTTCGCGCAGGCGGAGCTCGACCGCCGCAACAAGTGATGAACGGTTTCATCGACACGCACCGCGAGCACTTCGGGGTCGAGCCGATCTGCAAGGTGCTGCAGGTCGCCCCGTCGGCTTATCGACGTGCCGTGGCGCGCCGGCGCGATCCGGCTTTGCGCTGTGCGCGGGCCCGTCGCGACGCGATGCTGGAGGACCACATCGAGCGGATCTGGCAGGCGAATCTGCAGGTGTATGGAGCGCGCAAGGTATGGCGGCAGTTGCGGCGCGAAGGCCTTGAGGTCGCCCGCTGCACGGTTGAGCGGTTGATGCGTGTCAAAGGGCTGCGCGGCGCCATGCGCGGCAAGGTCATGCGGACTACCCGGCCGGATCCTGCTGCTCCTTGTCCGCTCGATCGCGTCAATCGTCAGTTCGCCGCGCAGCGCCCGAACCAGCTCTGGGTTTCCGACTTCACCTATGTCTCGACCTGGCAGGGTTTCGTGTACGTCGCCTTCGTCATCGACGTCTTCGCCCGCTACATCGTAGGTTGGCGCGTCAGCCGGTCCATGCGCACGGAGTTCGTCCTCGATGCGCTGGAACAGTCCCTGTGGGCGCGCCAACCCGAACGTAATGCTTTGATTCATCATAGCGATCGCGGCTCGCAGTACGTCTCGATCCGATACAGCGAGCGACTGGCAGAAGCGGGCATCGAGCCGTCGGTCGGCAGCCGGGGCGACAGCTACGACAACGCGCTCGCCGAAACCATCAACGGGCTCTACAAGGCAGAAGTCATTCACCGGCGTGGGCCCTGGAAAAGCGTCGAAGCGGTCGAGCTGGCCACCCTCGAATGGGTCTCGTGGTTCAACCATCACCGGTTACTTGAGCCGATCGGGTACATTCCCCCAGCCGAAGCCGAGGCAAACTATTACCGCAGCCTTGGCGAGCAGGCGGTCGCCGCCTGA
- a CDS encoding DUF6036 family nucleotidyltransferase translates to MNTPMTDAILQLFSNLGEELARRQVPPGAVHAYIFGGCAVHLHAQSRASTDVDAEFAYPQPLKSELMLILADLPPVDYDDPEEGPSQLAYDPTFNPTLGPLHMDYQDRSVPLEGTRESPVVVMLPSIEDIALSKLGRLGDVDLEDILTLLALPEASWERFEQLALEAAKYYVGPDLTPNLAHVRRKFDERRSS, encoded by the coding sequence ATGAACACCCCGATGACGGACGCGATCCTGCAGCTCTTCAGCAACCTGGGCGAGGAACTCGCTCGGCGCCAAGTGCCGCCCGGTGCCGTCCACGCATACATCTTCGGGGGCTGCGCGGTCCATCTCCACGCCCAGTCCCGGGCCAGTACGGACGTCGACGCCGAGTTCGCGTATCCGCAGCCGCTCAAGAGCGAACTGATGCTCATCCTGGCTGACCTGCCACCAGTGGATTACGACGATCCGGAGGAGGGGCCGTCGCAGCTGGCCTACGACCCAACCTTCAACCCGACCCTGGGCCCGCTCCACATGGACTACCAGGACCGCTCTGTGCCCCTCGAGGGCACCCGCGAGTCACCCGTAGTCGTGATGCTGCCGAGCATCGAGGACATTGCCCTGTCCAAGCTAGGCCGCCTAGGTGACGTGGATCTGGAGGACATCCTCACCCTCCTCGCCCTGCCGGAGGCCTCCTGGGAACGGTTTGAACAATTGGCGCTGGAGGCAGCCAAATACTACGTGGGGCCTGACTTGACCCCGAATTTGGCCCATGTTAGAAGAAAATTTGACGAGAGGAGGTCTTCGTGA
- a CDS encoding replication protein, with amino-acid sequence MPISLACEGVVQLDAPLPSPSGPKARFLPAPLIRARAEALNPRNCLDLARTARQALYGILAFFDVKRPTEPVFASRDSICAESLLGSHPTLYRGLAELVTRGYITREQGRRRAREAFGQYSVSRIWLTEKALQLLGLAGQAHARNGGYQEQLAAKEEVVGQPKRSFPQGPSLTVRARIQEIELSPNQQLSSKGQPPHEAPRKTDQERAGESSENRIDKKTRLPAELVRLMSLGLSRSRICTLMKLAREHGNGGKLGAVVALVWHRIRQFNAKATFAYLATLVRQRKDYARLLEIRDRYEDRGSTSKSVLERLNAKLPIFLERAEGMQVVSRRGKVIGVLKRMGDGGYVECQDDQGVRRTLPVNARLVESWEEGDVVLRRPNHAVCDEAEFAAE; translated from the coding sequence GTGCCAATTTCACTGGCTTGCGAGGGGGTTGTTCAGCTCGACGCCCCCCTCCCCTCCCCTTCTGGGCCCAAGGCCCGGTTTCTGCCGGCGCCGCTCATCCGGGCCCGGGCGGAAGCGCTCAACCCGCGAAACTGCCTCGACTTGGCCAGAACGGCCCGTCAGGCACTCTACGGCATCTTGGCCTTCTTCGATGTGAAGCGTCCCACCGAGCCAGTCTTCGCCAGTCGAGACAGCATCTGCGCCGAGTCGCTCCTCGGGAGCCACCCCACTCTTTACCGCGGTCTCGCGGAGCTCGTAACGAGGGGGTACATCACGCGCGAGCAAGGCCGCAGGCGGGCGAGGGAAGCCTTTGGCCAGTATTCGGTAAGCCGCATTTGGCTGACCGAGAAGGCATTGCAGCTGCTCGGCCTGGCTGGACAAGCACACGCCAGGAACGGCGGCTACCAGGAACAACTGGCTGCCAAGGAAGAGGTCGTTGGCCAGCCGAAGCGCAGTTTTCCACAGGGGCCGTCTCTCACCGTGAGAGCCCGTATACAAGAGATTGAACTTTCCCCTAATCAACAACTTTCTTCGAAAGGACAGCCCCCACACGAAGCGCCGCGCAAGACCGACCAGGAAAGGGCAGGGGAGTCTTCAGAAAATAGAATCGACAAGAAAACCCGTCTGCCAGCAGAGCTGGTTCGACTCATGTCGCTCGGCCTTTCTCGAAGTCGTATCTGTACGCTCATGAAGCTGGCTCGCGAGCATGGCAACGGCGGCAAGCTCGGAGCAGTGGTCGCCCTGGTGTGGCATCGCATCCGGCAATTCAACGCAAAAGCCACTTTCGCGTATCTGGCTACGCTTGTTCGGCAGCGGAAGGACTACGCCCGCCTGCTCGAGATCCGAGACCGGTACGAGGACAGGGGGAGTACGTCGAAATCGGTCCTCGAGCGGCTCAACGCGAAGCTGCCGATATTCCTCGAGCGGGCAGAGGGCATGCAGGTTGTCAGCCGACGGGGCAAAGTAATAGGCGTGCTTAAGCGCATGGGGGATGGCGGGTACGTCGAATGTCAAGACGACCAAGGCGTGCGTCGCACCCTGCCGGTGAACGCGCGGCTCGTCGAGTCATGGGAGGAGGGCGACGTTGTACTGCGCCGCCCGAACCACGCAGTTTGCGATGAGGCAGAGTTCGCAGCGGAATGA
- a CDS encoding PAS domain-containing sensor histidine kinase, translating into MAQREPPTDVPDRQPERVEIDFREIPFQGIVEQSLAGVYLVFRERFQYANSTFAEMFGYTQEEFVGTSIRDLVLPDFVGEAMEYYRLRVYEGVPSIRYFTRCRHRDGHTVHIEVHGSRVDYHGEPALAGVVIDVSERVRRDLDLHRSRRRLRELASYLNSSREELRGQLAREVHDVLGGMLSSIKLDVFRIQRRTTDPALAEIREITEELLPLIQDTIDTARQISDELRPRMLDTLGLVAAIRGELEAFGRRNEILVGFTLEGDDPELSAETATQCFRVFQEALTNIGRHAQAETVEVRVRNRDGRFEMQVRDDGKGIDRPSMREGSIGMLSMAERARSIGGSLYVHARAGGGTVVLLAVPGYMERRSNDRTADR; encoded by the coding sequence ATGGCCCAACGTGAACCTCCCACCGACGTGCCGGACCGCCAGCCTGAACGCGTGGAAATCGACTTCCGCGAGATCCCTTTCCAGGGAATCGTCGAGCAGTCCTTGGCGGGCGTGTATCTGGTCTTCCGCGAGCGTTTCCAGTACGCAAACTCGACCTTTGCCGAGATGTTCGGCTACACGCAAGAGGAGTTCGTCGGTACGTCGATTCGGGACCTCGTTCTCCCGGACTTCGTTGGGGAAGCGATGGAGTACTATCGCCTTCGCGTTTACGAGGGCGTGCCGTCGATTCGCTATTTCACGCGGTGTCGGCATCGGGATGGCCACACTGTTCATATCGAGGTACACGGATCTCGGGTGGACTACCATGGCGAGCCTGCGCTGGCGGGAGTCGTGATCGACGTCAGCGAGCGCGTCCGGCGAGACCTGGATCTGCACCGGTCGCGACGGCGGCTCAGAGAGCTGGCCTCTTACCTCAACAGCTCGCGCGAGGAGTTGCGCGGACAGCTGGCGCGCGAAGTGCACGATGTCCTCGGTGGAATGCTCAGCTCCATCAAGCTCGACGTCTTCCGCATCCAGCGGCGGACCACCGATCCTGCCTTGGCGGAGATTCGCGAGATCACGGAAGAACTCCTCCCGCTGATCCAGGACACGATCGACACCGCCCGGCAGATTTCGGATGAGTTGCGGCCGCGCATGCTGGATACGCTCGGGCTGGTCGCCGCCATTCGCGGCGAGCTCGAAGCCTTCGGCCGGCGCAACGAGATCCTCGTCGGCTTCACGCTGGAGGGGGACGACCCCGAGCTGTCCGCCGAGACGGCCACGCAATGCTTCCGCGTGTTCCAGGAGGCCTTGACGAATATCGGGCGGCACGCGCAGGCGGAAACGGTCGAGGTGCGGGTGCGCAACCGCGATGGCCGTTTCGAGATGCAGGTTCGCGACGACGGGAAGGGCATCGATCGGCCTTCGATGCGGGAAGGGTCGATCGGGATGTTGAGCATGGCCGAACGTGCGCGCAGCATCGGAGGGTCGCTTTATGTTCACGCCCGCGCCGGCGGCGGCACGGTCGTGCTCCTCGCAGTACCGGGCTATATGGAGCGGCGCAGCAATGATCGAACTGCTGATCGTTGA
- the istA gene encoding IS21 family transposase — MYEYRQALMRMRQGDSEREIARAKLMGRAKAARFRELAAARGWLDPAQPVPEDAEIAAAIGRPRLPVTAQSSIGAYRPLIEQWLAQGVSGVVIHATLKREHGFTGHYSSVRRLIAAIERERPPEATVRLSFAPGEAAQVDFGAGPQLVDPATGELRRTWAFVMTLCFSRHQYVEFVWDQSVRTWLGCHRRAFEWFGAVPARLIIDNAKCAITKACAHDPEVQRAYAECAEGYGFRIDACPPQDPQKKGIVEAGVKYVKGNFLPTRSFRDLADLNAQARDWVLQEAGLRIHGTTRVQPLASFAVERSVLRPLPAVPPDLGTWHQVAVHRDCHVSFERALYSVPFALVGKRLWLRATDTVVTVYQDFKPVATHARARRPGERRTVTDHLPPAAQRFFAHDRSWCLQQAAEIGEACARLIGRLLTDRISERLRAAQGVLQLKSRYGAARLEAACARALDHDSPHYRTVKTILAGGHDLQPLTAVSTEPYADRARFARATAALFADESPSLH, encoded by the coding sequence ATGTACGAGTACCGCCAGGCCCTGATGCGCATGCGTCAGGGCGACTCCGAGCGCGAGATCGCGCGCGCGAAACTGATGGGACGGGCGAAGGCGGCCCGTTTCCGGGAGTTGGCCGCCGCCCGCGGCTGGCTCGATCCGGCGCAGCCGGTGCCGGAGGACGCCGAGATCGCCGCGGCGATCGGCCGGCCGCGCCTGCCGGTGACCGCGCAGTCGTCGATTGGCGCCTACCGGCCGCTCATCGAGCAGTGGTTGGCGCAGGGCGTGTCGGGCGTGGTGATCCACGCCACCCTCAAACGCGAGCACGGTTTCACCGGGCACTATTCCAGCGTGCGCCGGCTCATTGCCGCGATCGAGCGCGAGCGCCCGCCGGAAGCGACCGTGCGCTTGTCGTTCGCGCCGGGCGAAGCGGCGCAGGTCGATTTCGGCGCCGGCCCGCAGCTCGTGGATCCGGCCACGGGCGAGCTGCGCCGCACGTGGGCCTTCGTGATGACGCTGTGTTTCTCGCGGCACCAGTACGTCGAGTTCGTGTGGGATCAGAGCGTGCGCACCTGGCTCGGCTGCCATCGGCGCGCCTTCGAGTGGTTCGGCGCGGTGCCCGCTCGCCTCATCATCGACAACGCCAAGTGCGCGATCACCAAGGCGTGCGCGCACGACCCCGAGGTGCAGCGCGCCTACGCCGAATGCGCCGAAGGCTACGGCTTTCGGATCGACGCCTGCCCGCCCCAGGATCCGCAGAAGAAGGGGATCGTGGAGGCGGGCGTCAAATACGTGAAGGGCAACTTCCTGCCCACGCGCAGCTTCCGCGATCTGGCCGATCTGAACGCCCAGGCGCGCGATTGGGTGTTGCAGGAAGCGGGGCTGCGCATTCACGGCACGACGCGGGTGCAGCCGCTCGCGAGCTTCGCCGTCGAGCGCAGCGTGCTGCGGCCGCTGCCGGCGGTGCCGCCGGATCTGGGCACCTGGCACCAGGTGGCGGTGCATCGCGACTGTCACGTCAGCTTCGAGCGCGCGCTGTACTCCGTGCCGTTCGCCCTGGTCGGCAAACGCCTGTGGCTGCGGGCGACCGACACCGTCGTCACGGTCTATCAGGACTTCAAACCGGTCGCCACCCACGCCCGCGCCCGTCGTCCCGGCGAGCGGCGCACCGTCACCGACCATCTGCCGCCCGCCGCCCAGCGCTTCTTCGCGCACGACCGCAGCTGGTGTCTGCAGCAGGCCGCGGAGATCGGCGAGGCGTGCGCCCGGCTCATCGGGCGGCTGCTCACCGACCGCATCAGTGAGCGGCTACGCGCCGCCCAAGGCGTGCTGCAGTTGAAGAGCCGCTACGGCGCGGCGCGCCTGGAGGCCGCCTGCGCGCGTGCGCTCGACCACGACAGCCCGCATTACCGCACCGTCAAGACCATCCTCGCCGGCGGCCACGACCTGCAGCCGCTCACCGCGGTCAGCACCGAACCCTATGCCGACCGCGCCCGCTTCGCTCGTGCCACCGCGGCGCTCTTCGCTGACGAATCCCCCTCGCTTCACTGA
- a CDS encoding response regulator transcription factor, which translates to MIELLIVDDHTIFRSGLRRMLSDEADLHVADEASDGASALAKIRTGKFDVVLMDINMAGRSGLDTLESIRAERPELPVIMLSMYPEEQYAVLALRARANAYLSKDVEPQELLTAIRHVVGGGRYVSPRSAASLLMQMDRTREGAPHEKLTAREMQVMMKIVRGMSLTDVGIQMCLSVKTVSTYRVRILEKLGLASNAELVQYAMRNGLLD; encoded by the coding sequence ATGATCGAACTGCTGATCGTTGATGACCATACGATCTTCCGCTCCGGTCTGAGGCGCATGCTCTCGGACGAGGCGGACCTGCATGTCGCGGACGAGGCGAGCGACGGCGCGAGCGCGCTGGCGAAGATCCGCACCGGCAAGTTCGATGTCGTTTTGATGGACATCAACATGGCCGGGCGCAGCGGCCTCGACACCCTCGAGTCGATCCGTGCCGAGCGCCCGGAGCTGCCGGTCATCATGCTGTCGATGTACCCGGAGGAGCAGTACGCGGTGCTCGCGCTGCGGGCACGCGCGAATGCCTACCTTTCCAAGGATGTGGAGCCGCAGGAGCTGCTGACCGCGATCCGGCACGTGGTCGGAGGAGGGCGCTACGTCTCGCCGCGCAGTGCCGCCAGCCTCCTGATGCAGATGGACCGTACCCGCGAAGGCGCGCCGCACGAAAAGCTCACCGCGCGCGAGATGCAGGTGATGATGAAGATCGTGCGCGGCATGTCGCTGACCGACGTGGGCATCCAGATGTGCCTCTCGGTGAAAACCGTCAGCACCTACCGAGTCCGCATCCTCGAGAAGCTGGGCCTCGCGAGCAACGCCGAACTGGTGCAGTACGCGATGCGCAACGGCCTCCTCGACTGA
- a CDS encoding ParB/RepB/Spo0J family partition protein has protein sequence MAGAKDMKSKNTDLLAAMQARTASGGVAKRLPEKPDEARTAPGQLAIFSGQLADAMARAEAAEAELAKLKAEHGSKEALAEAHRKLAEAEAALATALESQPRQKAKLDELHEIPGRRRKLTAEQYAELRENLRHNPLANPVTVRLRPEGGYEIIAGNNRVSLFRELGRDEIDINILDLDDDETDRTAFYSNLLAPSLTDYEKYLGFKGRMEKKKLRQAQVAAEAGVSQPYISSLMAFDELPEEALACIADAPALFGAKAVQQLAQLTKQGKAAKVIEAVQKIVTSELSQVAAVQQAKASDTLKRPARPEPITFRQGKTKYCEALRSDKTVRLSFASAEEAEATFALITQLIKERASAGHGNKK, from the coding sequence ATGGCCGGCGCGAAGGATATGAAGTCGAAGAACACCGACCTCTTGGCCGCCATGCAAGCGCGAACGGCCAGCGGCGGTGTGGCGAAAAGGCTTCCAGAGAAGCCAGATGAAGCTCGTACCGCTCCCGGACAGCTGGCAATTTTCTCCGGCCAACTGGCGGACGCCATGGCACGTGCCGAAGCGGCGGAAGCAGAGCTGGCCAAGCTCAAGGCGGAGCATGGCTCCAAGGAGGCGCTGGCAGAGGCTCATCGCAAGCTTGCCGAAGCGGAAGCAGCGCTGGCGACTGCGCTTGAAAGCCAGCCACGCCAGAAGGCCAAACTCGACGAGCTCCACGAGATTCCGGGGCGACGCCGCAAACTCACCGCCGAGCAGTATGCGGAGTTGCGCGAAAACCTGCGACACAACCCGTTGGCGAACCCGGTCACTGTACGACTGCGACCTGAGGGCGGCTACGAGATCATCGCCGGCAACAACCGCGTAAGCCTCTTCCGCGAGCTGGGCCGGGACGAGATTGACATCAACATTCTCGACCTCGACGACGACGAGACCGACCGGACGGCGTTCTACTCCAACCTCCTCGCCCCGAGCCTCACGGACTACGAGAAGTATCTCGGCTTCAAAGGGCGGATGGAGAAGAAGAAGCTGAGGCAAGCGCAGGTGGCTGCCGAAGCCGGCGTCAGTCAGCCGTACATCAGCTCCCTCATGGCGTTTGACGAGCTGCCCGAGGAGGCCTTGGCATGCATCGCCGACGCCCCTGCCCTCTTCGGTGCCAAGGCCGTGCAGCAGCTTGCTCAACTCACCAAGCAAGGCAAAGCAGCTAAGGTCATTGAGGCCGTTCAGAAGATCGTCACGTCGGAGCTTTCCCAAGTTGCTGCGGTGCAACAAGCAAAAGCCAGTGACACCTTGAAGCGCCCCGCCCGGCCGGAACCCATCACCTTCCGTCAGGGTAAGACGAAGTATTGCGAAGCGCTTCGCAGCGACAAGACCGTCCGCCTTTCCTTTGCTTCGGCTGAAGAAGCTGAGGCGACTTTCGCGCTCATTACTCAGCTTATCAAAGAGCGGGCAAGCGCCGGTCACGGCAACAAAAAGTGA